One genomic region from Mastacembelus armatus chromosome 21, fMasArm1.2, whole genome shotgun sequence encodes:
- the slitrk5b gene encoding SLIT and NTRK-like protein 5, giving the protein MHLWVSYVLLSATSVGTVQMLGSYGEICQRLCACEEKEGILTVSCENRGIGSLSDISPVHFSLYHLLLTGNLLKKLSANDFVEYKGLRILHLGNNDISEVEAGAFNGLQELKRLHLNNNKIDALKEEFFFGLESLEYLQIDYNYVTHVAPNAFSRLRHLEVLILNDNLISSLPVNIFQHVPLTHLDLRGNQLKVLPYSGLLEHMNSVVELQLEENPWNCSCELIALKTWLESISYTALVGDVVCEFPFRLHGRDLDEVSKQELCPRRAIAEYEMPPLPHLSTDAYYRTTPALVTASLTSSGIARSSSRPTKGPRQSGKLKSRPTARIPSNKPQNYGQIISYQTKSPVPLDCPTVCTCNLQISDLGLNVNCQERKIEHISDLNPKPYNPKKIYLTGNYIPVVRRSDFNEATGLDLLHLGNNRIARIHDRAFGDLTHLRRLYLNGNLIDHLRAEMFYGLESLQFLYLEYNVIKDVAPDTFQHIPKLQLLFLNNNLLKTLPVGTFNGLTLARLNLRNNHLRYLPESGVLDQLTALVQVDLFENPWDCSCSILELKMWLEQLSTGTVVNNVICGSPKRLAGEDMRYIKTANICPNNSDILASMIPPSEESIPGSTITIETSLDSDTQYSAIPLSVMILALLLMFIVSVFVAAGLFVAMKKRHQKSQNEQNNSMNACISSLNMEYGLYKKGSIPKVRTSAGHVYEYIPPPTESACRTTAHTPTDSKSVDGFRDFDELSGNFLGNSDEEAASNVLSSEYSATTPEPLNKPSTPHQDDPCGYRDALEPDKHTRYSNTLPCRHAAHSSSQYTSDLDARHQYMHPERIQQTILYCTTPSTVYVEPNRSEYWELKAKLHIDPDYLEVLEKRTTFTQF; this is encoded by the coding sequence ATGCATCTTTGGGTTTCATATGTTTTGTTAAGTGCAACATCAGTGGGCACAGTTCAGATGTTGGGCAGTTATGGAGAGATATGTCAAAGACTGTGTGCCTGCGAAGAGAAAGAGGGGATACTTACAGTGAGCTGTGAAAACAGAGGAATTGGAAGTCTCTCTGACATAAGCCCGGTGCACTTTTCCCTGTACCATCTGCTGCTTACAGGGAATCTGTTGAAAAAGCTGTCTGCCAATGACTTTGTTGAATACAAAGGACTTAGGATTTTACATCTGGGAAATAATGACATATCTGAGGTTGAAGCAGGAGCTTTTAATGGACTTCAGGAATTAAAACGATTACATCTCAACAATAATAAAATCGATGCCTTGAAGGAAGAGTTTTTCTTTGGCCTTGAAAGTCTGGAATATCTACAGATCGATTACAATTATGTCACTCATGTGGCGCCGAACGCCTTCAGCAGACTTCGACATCTGGAGGTCCTGATTCTAAACGATAACTTAATATCTAGTCTGCCTGTGAACATTTTCCAGCATGTACCATTGACTCATTTGGACTTAAGGGGGAATCAGCTCAAAGTGCTTCCCTACTCAGGTCTGCTGGAGCACATGAACAGCGTCGTGGAGTTACAGCTGGAGGAGAATCCGTGGAACTGTTCCTGTGAGCTGATTGCGCTTAAAACATGGCTCGAGAGTATTTCATACACAGCTTTAGTCGGTGATGTTGTTTGCGAGTTTCCTTTTCGGCTTCATGGGAGAGATCTTGATGAGGTTTCAAAACAGGAGTTGTGCCCGAGGAGAGCCATCGCTGAATATGAGATGCCACCCCTGCCTCATCTGAGCACTGATGCATACTACAGGACCACGCCAGCTCTAGTTACAGCCTCCCTCACCTCATCTGGGATCGCACGGTCCTCATCAAGACCCACTAAGGGACCTAGACAGTCAGGCAAATTAAAATCAAGACCCACTGCTCGCATCCCATCTAATAAACCACAGAATTATGGCCAAATTATTTCGTATCAGACCAAATCTCCTGTGCCTTTAGATTGCCCAACTGTCTGCACCTGTAATCTTCAAATTTCAGACCTTGGCCTGAATGTAAATTGCCAGGAGCGAAAGATTGAGCATATCTCTGACTTAAATCCTAAACCTTACAATCCCAAAAAAATTTATCTCACAGGGAATTATATCCCTGTAGTGCGGCGATCAGATTTTAACGAGGCAACTGGTCTAGATTTGCTTCATCTTGGTAACAATCGAATAGCTCGTATACATGACAGAGCATTTGGGGATTTGACACATTTAAGAAGACTTTACCTGAATGGGAATTTGATAGACCACCTTAGAGCTGAGATGTTTTATGGACTGGAAAGTctacagtttttatatttagaaTACAATGTTATTAAAGATGTTGCACCTGATACCTTTCAGCATATACCCAAACTTCAGCTCCTTTTTCTGAACAATAACCTCTTGAAAACTTTGCCAGTGGGAACATTTAACGGGCTGACATTAGCCAGACTAAATCTTCGCAACAACCATCTGCGATATCTGCCAGAGAGCGGTGTACTAGATCAGCTTACAGCACTGGTGCAAGTGGATTTGTTTGAGAATCCGTGGGATTGTTCTTGTAGCATACTGGAGTTGAAGATGTGGCTGGAGCAGCTTAGCACAGGCACAGTTGTAAACAACGTCATCTGTGGTTCTCCTAAGAGACTAGCTGGTGAAGACATGAGATACATTAAGACAGCAAATATCTGCCCTAACAACTCTGACATACTTGCCTCTATGATCCCGCCATCAGAAGAATCTATTCCTGGCAGCACGATCACCATAGAAACATCCTTGGACTCTGACACACAGTACAGTGCCATTCCTTTATCTGTGATGATTCTTGCCCTTCTCCTCATGTTCATTGTGTCCGTGTTTGTGGCGGCAGGATTGTTTGTGGCAATGAAAAAGAGACATCAGAAAAGTCAAAACGAGCAGAATAACTCCATGAATGCTTGCATTAGTTCTCTCAACATGGAATATGGCCTTTACAAAAAGGGATCTATTCCCAAAGTGAGAACGTCTGCTGGACATGTATATGAGTATATCCCACCTCCAACAGAATCTGCATGCAGAACTACTGCCCACACCCCAACAGACAGCAAATCAGTGGATGGATTTAGAGACTTTGATGAGTTGAGTGGTAATTTTCTGGGTAACTCAGATGAAGAGGCAGCGAGTAATGTACTAAGCTCAGAATACAGTGCCACTACTCCAGAGCCTCTTAACAAACCCTCCACTCCTCATCAAGATGATCCATGTGGCTACAGAGATGCACTTGAGCCTGACAAGCACACTCGCTACAGCAATACATTACCATGCAGGCATGCAGCGCATTCATCAAGTCAGTATACCTCAGACTTAGATGCAAGGCATCAATACATGCACCCAGAGAGAATACAACAGACAATTCTCTATTGTACAACACCAAGTACTGTTTATGTGGAGCCCAACAGGAGCGAGTACTGGGAACTTAAAGCAAAGCTTCATATTGATCCTGATTACCTTGAGGTTCTTGAAAAACGAACCACATTTACACAGTTTTAA